The following proteins come from a genomic window of Malus domestica chromosome 02, GDT2T_hap1:
- the LOC103433340 gene encoding ras-related protein RABH1b, which produces MAPVSALAKYKLVFLGDQSVGKTSIITRFMYDKFDNTYQATIGIDFLSKTMYLEDRTVRLQLWDTAGQERFRSLIPSYIRDSSVAVIVYDVASRQSFLNTSKWIEEVRTERGSDVIIVLVGNKTDLVDKRQVSIEEGEAKARDLNVMFIETSAKAGFNIKALFRKIAAALPGMETLSSTKQEDMVDVNLKSSNANSSQSQAQSGGCAC; this is translated from the exons ATGGCTCCCGTTTCGGCTCTCGCCAAGTACAAGCTCGTCTTCCTGGGGGATCAGTCCGTCGGCAAAACCAGCATCATCACTCGCTTCATGTACGACAAGTTCGACAATACCTATCAG GCTACCATCGGCATTGATTTTCTGTCAAAGACAATGTATCTTGAAGATCGAACTGTTCGATTGCAGCTCTG GGATACTGCTGGGCAGGAAAGGTTCAGGAGTCTCATTCCTAGCTACATCAGGGATTCCTCTGTGGCTGTCATTGTATATGATGTTGCAA GCAGACAATCATTCCTAAACACTTCCAAGTGGATTGAAGAGGTTCGCACTGAGCGGGGAAGTGATGTTATCATTGTACTTGTTGGAAACAAAACAGATCTTGTAGACAAAAG GCAAGTTTCTATAGAGGAAGGAGAAGCCAAAGCTCGTGACCTCAATGTTATGTTTATTGAGACCAGTGCCAAGGCTGGCTTCAATATCAAG GCGCTGTTTCGGAAGATTGCAGCAGCTTTACCTGGAATGGAAACACTTTCTTCAACGAAGCAGGAAGACATGGTTGACGTGAACCTGAAGTCTTCGAATGCAAATTCATCACAGTCGCAGGCACAGTCAGGCGGGTGCGCTTGTTAA
- the LOC103431612 gene encoding protein TRIGALACTOSYLDIACYLGLYCEROL 4, chloroplastic — protein sequence MANLRTAMDSAFWDLNVSSPQTLEGSAKAVPGDPFPLDGARASRALRIQQLSLLGNGFPLSIIPSYSPTSHKDLGSFSLQSLLLRPATSNWWLGFIGQFRPKKLFSSIKAEFTNDEMEVPAFKDVAKHVFDKSLYSFGLCTQLLLSPSSSIKLSTEGHGEKKGRRNKLMLFHKLPYHDITLEAAWPELFVDHKGNYWDVPESISLDMSSLISESGLRYRVGVHKNSGHPQAVNSIDGEAPTSLMPGVCAKAAFSYEKSQDLWRQKETQKDIMIQKEKGWFWRPSYDVRLKEPHAAVSGIFGGSCTAWFQDGYNPVAVDMRGDEDNCRSNKKRSPFSADFFGSLCYSYQHGKFRELYGDLTRMDARLDICSASALAKRVINGLKGSSANMNSAKDPMSSPRINLIFQQQVYGPIVFRADSRVALDSLPGKHGPHIEDFIYSLSYSLRLLRSGKVVAWYSPKRKEGMIELRLFEF from the exons ATGGCGAACCTGAGGACGGCAATGGACTCAGCCTTCTGGGACTTGAACGTTTCGTCGCCTCAGACCCTTGAGGGCTCCGCCAAGGCCGTTCCCGGCGACCCATTTCCTCTCGACGGCGCTCGAGCCAGCCGAGCCCTCAGGATTCAGCAACTATCTCTTCTGGGAAATGGGTTCCCTTTGAGTATTATACCTTCCTACTCCCCCACTTCTCACAAGGACTTGGGTTCTTTCTCTCTCCAGTCCCTTTTGCTCAGACCAGCTACCTCTAACTG GTGGCTTGGATTCATTGGGCAGTTCCGCCCAAAGAAACTTTTTTCTTCTATTAAAGCTGAATTTACTAATGATGAGATGGAGGTCCCTGCATTCAAAGATGTGGCGAAGCATGTCTTCGACAAGTCACTTTATTCGTTTGGATTATGCACACAGCTTCTTTTGTCCCCATCATCATCCATAAAGTTGAGCACAGAAGGGCATGGTGAGAAAAAAGGACGCCGCAACAAATTGATGCTCTTTCACAAG CTTCCTTACCATGATATTACACTTGAGGCTGCATGGCCTGAACTATTCGTTGACCATAAAGGAAATTACTGGGATGTGCCTGAGTCAATTTCCTTAGACATGTCATCACTCATTTCTGAATCTGGATTGCGGTACCGTGTTGGTGTACATAAAAATAGTGGTCATCCCCAGGCAGTTAATTCCATAGATGGTGAGGCGCCTACTTCTCTAATGCCTGGAGTGTGTGCAAAGGCTGCCTTTTCTTATGAAAAAAGCCAAGATCTTTGGAGGCAAAAGGAGACACAAAAAGACATCATGATACAGAAAGAAAAGGGTTGGTTTTGGCGGCCATCTTATGATGTGCGTCTTAAAGAACCTCATGCTGCAGTATCTGgaatttttg GTGGAAGCTGCACAGCCTGGTTTCAGGATGGGTACAACCCAGTGGCAGTTGATATGAGGGGAGACGAGGACAATTGTAGGAGCAATAAGAAGAGAAGTCCATTCAGTGCTGATTTTTTTGGATCTCTCTGCTATAGTTACCAGCACGGGAAATTTAGAGAGCTCTACGGTGATCTGACCAGGATGGATGCTCGCCTGGATATTTGTTCAGCTTCAGCTTTGGCTAAAAGGGTTATTAATGGTTTGAAGGGTTCCTCGGCCAATATGAATAGTGCAAAAGATCCGATGTCCTCCCCTAGGATCAATCTAATCTTTCAGCAGCAG GTGTATGGGCCGATCGTCTTTAGAGCGGATTCCAGAGTTGCGCTCGACTCTCTGCCCGGGAAACATGGCCCACATATTGAGGATTTCATATACAGCTTGAGCTACTCCTTGAGACTTTTACGATCAGGGAAGGTCGTCGCTTGGTATTCCCctaaaagaaaagaagggatGATTGAGTTGCGCTTGTTTGAGTTTTAA
- the LOC103427556 gene encoding putative invertase inhibitor: MWSNKIVSLAFSFKRIILAKLPINYVIQKNTQLSSDHKTKMRTPAFFFTSLPVSLLFFLFTFNAITANNLIPETCKNFAQYDPNLSYNFCVNSLQAAPKSQRAGLHKLGIISIKLVRNNATDTRHYIKHLLKNKNLDPYVSACLGDCLELYSDAIPTIKHALMNYKSKKYEDANTEVSSVIDASTTCEDGFDEGNQLVSPLTKRNSDMFQLSIIALSFINMHNSLN; encoded by the coding sequence ATGTGGTCTAATAAGATAGTTTCACTAGCATTTTCCTTTAAGAGAATAATTTTAGCCAAACTACCTATAAATTACGTAATTCAGAAAAATACGCAGTTATCATCCGaccataaaacaaaaatgagaACTCCCGCATTCTTTTTCACTTCTCTCCCTGTctccctcctcttcttcctcttcaccTTCAATGCCATAACTGCCAACAACCTCATCCCTGAAACTTGCAAAAACTTTGCTCAATACGATCCAAACCTAAGCTACAATTTCTGTGTAAACTCTCTGCAAGCAGCGCCGAAAAGCCAGCGCGCCGGTCTTCACAAACTCGGCATAATCTCAATCAAGTTAGTCCGCAACAACGCAACGGACACGAGGCATTACATCAAACACCTTCTGAAAAACAAGAACCTCGACCCCTACGTAAGCGCGTGTTTGGGCGACTGCTTGGAGCTTTACTCGGATGCCATACCAACCATTAAGCACGCCCTCATGAATTACAAGTCCAAGAAATACGAAGATGCCAACACTGAAGTGAGTTCAGTCATTGACGCCTCCACAACTTGTGAAGATGGATTCGACGAAGGAAATCAGTTGGTTTCGCCATTAACGAAGCGAAACAGCGACATGTTTCAGTTGTCGATTATAGCACTGTCTTTTATCAATATGCATAATTCACTAAACTAA
- the LOC103433339 gene encoding acyl carrier protein 1, mitochondrial, with amino-acid sequence MALRAAVLRHVRVPVQTLNPALTLTGGKWAPPSLRWMSSHGDDHLTKSEVTDRVLSVVKSFPKVDPSTVTPDVNFQKDLGLDSLDNVEIVIALEEEFKLEIPDLEAVRIDSANLAIEYIYNHPMAS; translated from the exons ATGGCTCTGAGAGCAGCCGTACTGCGGCACGTGCGAGTTCCggtacaaaccctaaacccagccCTAACCCTAACCGGAGGCAAATGGGCCCCACCTTCTCTCCGGTGGATGTCATCGCACGGCGACGATCATCTGACCAAAAGCGAGGTCACCGACAGAGTCCTCTCCGTTGTCAAGAGCTTCCCCAAAGTCGATCCTTCTACG GTGACTCCTGATGTAAATTTTCAGAAGGATTTGGGCTTGGATAGCTTGGATAACGTGGAGATTGTTATTGCTCTAGAAGAAGAGTTCAAGCTAGAGATTCCAGACTTGGAAGCTGTTAGGATCGACTCCGCTAATCTGGCCATTGAGTACATCTATAACCATCCAATGGCTTCGTAA